A genomic region of Oncorhynchus mykiss isolate Arlee chromosome 2, USDA_OmykA_1.1, whole genome shotgun sequence contains the following coding sequences:
- the LOC110496900 gene encoding F-box/LRR-repeat protein 14-like has translation MFEMETHISGLFPEILAIIFSYLDVRDKGRVAQVCAAWRDASYHKSVWRGVEAKLHLRRANPSLFPSLHTRGIRKVQILSLRRSLSYVIQGLPNIESLNLCGCFNLTDNGLGHAFIQDIPSLRILNLSLCKPITDSSLGRIAQYLKNLEVLELGGLSNITNTGLLLIAWGLHKLKSLNLRSCRHVSDVGIGHLAGMTRSAAEGCLSLEQMTLQDCQKLTDLSLKHVSKGLAKLKVLNLSFCGGISDAGMIHLSNMNHLSSINLRSCDNISDMGIMHLAMGSLQLSGLDVSFCDKIGDQSLAYIAQGLYQLKSLSLCSCHISDDGINRMVRQMHELKTLNIGQCVRITDKGLELIADHLTQLTGIDLYGCTKITKRGLERITQLPCLKVLNLGLWQMTESEKVR, from the coding sequence ATGTTTGAAATGGAAACGCACATATCTGGCCTCTTCCCGGAAATTTTAGCTATAATTTTCAGTTACTTGGACGTAAGGGACAAAGGTAGGGTTGCCCAAGTGTGTGCGGCCTGGAGGGACGCTTCGTATCACAAGTCTGTGTGGAGGGGGGTGGAAGCGAAGTTGCATCTGCGGAGGGCCAACCCGTCCCTGTTCCCCAGCCTCCATACCCGAGGCATTAGGAAGGTCCAGATCCTAAGCTTGCGACGAAGCCTAAGCTATGTAATCCAGGGGCTGCCAAACATCGAAAGCCTTAACCTATGTGGCTGTTTTAACCTCACGGACAACGGCCTCGGACATGCGTTTATTCAAGACATCCCGTCCTTGCGAATCCTCAACCTCAGCCTTTGCAAACCAATCACAGACTCAAGCCTGGGTAGGATTGCCCAGTATCTCAAAAACCTGGAGGTGCTGGAACTTGGAGGCCTCAGTAACATCACCAACACAGGCCTTCTTCTCATTGCCTGGGGCTTGCACAAACTCAAGAGCCTTAACCTGCGGAGCTGCAGGCATGTGTCAGACGTCGGCATTGGTCACCTGGCTGGGATGACCCGAAGCGCTGCCGAAGGCTGCCTTTCCCTGGAGCAGATGACACTACAGGACTGCCAGAAACTGACAGACCTGTCCCTCAAACACGTCTCCAAGGGACTAGCCAAGCTCAAGGTGCTCAACCTCAGCTTCTGCGGAGGCATATCGGATGCAGGTATGATCCATCTGTCGAACATGAATCACCTGTCAAGCATCAACCTGCGGTCCTGTGACAACATCAGTGACATGGGCATCATGCACCTGGCCATGGGGTCTCTGCAGCTCTCTGGCCTGGACGTTTCCTTCTGCGACAAGATAGGTGACCAGAGCCTGGCCTACATCGCCCAGGGGCTGTACCAGCTCAAGTCTCTGTCCCTGTGCTCCTGCCACATCAGTGACGACGGGATCAACCGGATGGTGCGCCAGATGCACGAGCTCAAGACGCTGAACATTGGGCAGTGTGTACGCATCACTGACAAGGGGCTGGAGCTGATTGCTGACCACCTGACGCAGCTCACTGGTATCGACCTGTATGGGTGTACCAAAATCACCAAGCGGGGCCTGGAGAGGATAACGCAGCTCCCGTGCCTTAAAGTTTTAAACCTGGGACTCTGGCAGATGACGGAGAGTGAGAAAGTTAGGTGA